A single Catharus ustulatus isolate bCatUst1 chromosome 7, bCatUst1.pri.v2, whole genome shotgun sequence DNA region contains:
- the GBX2 gene encoding homeobox protein GBX-2, whose product MSAAFQPSLMMMQRPLGSSTAFSIDSLIGSPPPPAPGHFVYTGYPMFMPYRPVVLPPPPPPPPALPPALPPAHPHHHQLPSLPSGFCSSLAQGMALTSTLMATLPGTFPASPQHQEAARKFAPAGNFEKGEGVPQDGGGDDGKAFLGKDGALLPFPAADAVQASLAGALRGQGKEDPKAEEDAKGKEESFSMDSDLDYSSDDNIPGQAAHKEEDSVNALEENPQNPPNSTNTTSTGKNRRRRTAFTSEQLLELEKEFHCKKYLSLTERSQIAHALKLSEVQVKIWFQNRRAKWKRVKAGNANSKTGEPSRNPKIVVPIPVHVSRFAIRSQHQQLEQARP is encoded by the exons ATGAGCGCGGCTTTCCAGCCCTCGCTGATGATGATGCAGCGCCCGCTGGGAAGCAGCACGGCCTTCAGCATCGACTCGCTGATCGGCagccccccgccgcccgcccccgggcACTTCGTGTACACCGGGTACCCCATGTTCATGCCGTACCGGCCcgtggtgctgccgccgccgccgccgccgccgcccgcgctGCCGCCCGCGCTGCCCCCCGCGCACCCGCACCATCACCAGCTGCCCAGCCTGCCCTCCGgcttctgctccagcctggcgCAGGGCATGGCGCTCACCTCCACGCTCATGGCCACGCTGCCCGGCACCTTCCCCGCCTCCCCGCAGCACCAGGAGGCCGCCAGGAAGTTCGCGCCCGCGGGCAACTTCGAGAAAGGCGAGGGCGTACCCCAGGACGGCGGCGGCGACGATGGCAAAGCCTTCCTGGGCAAGGACGGGgccctcctgcccttccccgCCGCCGACGCCGTCCAGGCTTCCCTCG CCGGGGCGCTCCGGGGCCAGGGCAAGGAGGACCCCAAAGCAGAGGAGGATGCGAAAGGCAAGGAGGAAAGTTTCTCCATGGACAGCGACCTAGATTACAGCTCGGACGACAACATCCCCGGGCAGGCGGCTCACAAGGAAGAGGACTCTGTCAACGCGCTGGAGgaaaacccccagaacccccccaacTCCACCAACACCACGTCCACGGGCAAAAACCGGCGGAGGCGAACAGCCTTCACCAGcgagcagctgctggagctggagaaggagttCCACTGCAAAAAGTACCTGTCCCTGACCGAGAGGTCCCAGATCGCCCACGCCCTCAAACTCAGCGAGGTGCAGGTGAAAATCTGGTTCCAGAACAGACGGGCCAAATGGAAACGGGTCAAGGCGGGCAACGCCAACTCCAAGACAGGGGAGCCCTCCCGGAACCCTAAGATCGTGGTGCCCATCCCGGTGCACGTCAGCAGGTTCGCGATCAGGagtcagcaccagcagctggagcaagcCCGACCCTGA